Proteins from a single region of Psychrobacter cryohalolentis K5:
- the tmpT gene encoding thiopurine S-methyltransferase, with translation MNPEFWQARWKEKRIGFNQPKVNPLLIKYFSDLKMATGSRIFIPLCGKSIDMIWLANQGFDMVGVELVESAVQEFFAENNISYTIKAHDKNSNIKCYQGQLSGQTIALWVADIFMLRTNDVGRVDAVYDRAALIAMPAELRPQYSQQVIDLSQNAHQLLLTLNYDQNERAGPPFSISHEQIQQYYSAHYQIQELEGKPSTLNAAPEMTVTENVWLLNKP, from the coding sequence ATGAATCCAGAATTTTGGCAGGCTCGCTGGAAGGAAAAACGCATCGGCTTTAATCAGCCTAAAGTGAATCCTTTGTTGATTAAATACTTTTCAGATTTAAAGATGGCCACCGGAAGCCGTATATTCATCCCTTTATGCGGCAAATCTATTGATATGATTTGGCTAGCCAATCAAGGTTTTGATATGGTCGGCGTTGAATTGGTTGAGTCAGCGGTACAGGAATTTTTTGCTGAAAATAATATCTCTTATACGATAAAAGCGCATGATAAAAATTCAAATATTAAATGCTATCAAGGGCAGTTATCAGGACAAACAATAGCGTTATGGGTTGCAGATATATTTATGCTACGTACTAATGATGTTGGTCGCGTTGATGCGGTCTACGATCGAGCAGCATTAATTGCGATGCCAGCAGAGTTGCGCCCGCAATATAGTCAGCAAGTTATCGACCTCAGTCAAAACGCTCATCAGTTATTACTGACACTCAATTACGACCAAAATGAGCGAGCAGGACCGCCCTTTTCAATCAGTCATGAGCAAATCCAGCAGTACTATAGCGCTCACTATCAAATTCAAGAGCTTGAGGGCAAACCATCGACTTTAAACGCCGCACCTGAGATGACGGTGACAGAGAATGTTTGGTTGTTGAATAAACCATAA
- a CDS encoding DUF1499 domain-containing protein, with protein MKILVSFVSLIAFLLVVLTGPLYKYDIIELGTVFIGFKYGILTAVAALVLLVLQVIFKRNTLTLANVVVTIALSAVALGLPLSMLSKGKSVAPIHDISTDLINPPEFVAIAPLRADAPNPVAYAGEATAEQQRQGYPELKTLVYSQSKSELIEETKQAIDNLGWELVNTDANKGIVEATDTTAWFGFKDDVVVRINDNGSERLVDLRSKSRVGGSDLGKNAARIHDFIEELDIILAK; from the coding sequence ATGAAAATTTTAGTGAGTTTCGTAAGTCTCATTGCTTTCTTATTAGTCGTATTGACAGGCCCTCTTTATAAGTATGACATCATTGAATTAGGTACGGTGTTTATAGGATTTAAATATGGCATATTGACCGCTGTTGCAGCCCTTGTATTGCTCGTATTACAAGTTATATTTAAGCGAAATACACTAACGCTTGCCAATGTGGTAGTCACCATTGCGTTATCGGCCGTTGCTCTCGGATTACCACTTAGTATGCTGAGTAAGGGCAAAAGCGTAGCGCCTATTCATGATATTTCAACTGACTTAATCAACCCACCTGAGTTTGTCGCTATTGCTCCGCTACGGGCTGACGCACCCAATCCAGTCGCTTATGCTGGTGAAGCAACTGCCGAGCAACAACGTCAAGGCTATCCGGAACTAAAAACGCTAGTCTATTCACAATCAAAATCTGAGTTGATTGAGGAAACTAAACAAGCCATCGATAATTTAGGTTGGGAGCTAGTAAATACTGATGCTAATAAAGGTATTGTTGAAGCAACAGATACTACGGCGTGGTTTGGTTTTAAAGATGATGTCGTTGTACGTATCAACGATAATGGTAGCGAGCGTCTGGTTGATCTCCGTAGTAAATCGCGGGTTGGCGGTAGCGACTTGGGTAAAAACGCAGCACGTATTCATGATTTTATTGAGGAATTGGATATCATTTTAGCGAAATAG
- a CDS encoding lytic murein transglycosylase produces the protein MRLNHLSTLSLLTAAIGLSLASTAQAAKPDAPNLSNAQFQQCLDGLKNSSKFRDVDSYTFNNYRPSEPDPSVIQSLNYQPEFQKDVWDYLSSLVDTERVEDGIRAKRQWADTLRKIESRYGVKAEHVLGVWGVESNFGQTLGKKPLFESLATLSCFDRRQSYFQGEYANALKIVQNGDIAPSDMTGSWAGAFGQTQFMPSTFLELAVDFDGDGRRDLVNSVPDALASTANFLDKRGYRSGEAWGYEVKLPSGFWAASNRKDKKSMSHWRNQGLTLANGSPLPSDLSSAGLLLPAGPDGPAFLVGKNFDTFYSYNASESYALAIAHLSDLITRESSSKTDFITAWPTDDPGIGRQESRAIQQALLNAGYDIGAVDGIIGDNTRTAIQQYQSSRGIFPADGRAGQKFYRAIVGNTAPNTSQYGNQYNQPTNSRPLNPASADRMGQLIQQQNTTSNSYSQPIAISPSKSSTTRYRRVTGADGTIKLVRIDEGS, from the coding sequence ATGCGCTTGAATCACTTATCCACCTTATCTTTATTGACGGCAGCGATTGGCTTAAGTCTTGCCAGCACCGCTCAAGCTGCCAAGCCAGACGCCCCAAACTTGTCTAATGCTCAGTTTCAGCAGTGTCTAGATGGTCTAAAAAACTCTAGCAAATTTCGTGATGTTGATAGCTATACCTTTAATAACTATCGTCCCAGTGAGCCTGACCCTAGTGTTATTCAATCGCTAAACTATCAACCTGAATTTCAAAAAGACGTTTGGGATTATTTGTCATCACTTGTTGATACCGAACGCGTAGAAGATGGTATCCGTGCCAAGCGTCAATGGGCGGATACGTTACGTAAAATTGAATCGCGCTATGGCGTTAAAGCCGAGCACGTATTAGGCGTTTGGGGCGTAGAGTCTAACTTTGGGCAGACATTGGGCAAAAAACCTTTGTTTGAATCTTTAGCGACCCTATCTTGCTTTGATCGCCGCCAAAGCTATTTCCAAGGCGAATATGCCAATGCACTAAAAATCGTCCAAAACGGTGATATTGCGCCAAGCGATATGACAGGTTCATGGGCAGGCGCGTTTGGTCAGACGCAGTTTATGCCAAGTACATTTTTAGAGTTGGCAGTCGACTTCGATGGCGATGGTCGCCGCGACTTGGTCAATAGCGTCCCCGATGCCCTTGCCTCTACGGCAAACTTCTTAGATAAACGTGGCTACCGTTCAGGCGAAGCATGGGGTTATGAGGTAAAACTGCCAAGTGGATTTTGGGCAGCGTCCAACCGTAAAGATAAAAAATCGATGAGCCACTGGCGCAATCAAGGTTTAACCCTTGCTAATGGCAGCCCGCTTCCTTCTGACTTGAGTAGTGCTGGATTATTATTACCAGCCGGTCCTGACGGCCCTGCATTCTTAGTCGGTAAAAACTTTGATACGTTCTATTCTTATAACGCCTCAGAAAGCTATGCACTGGCGATTGCCCATTTATCAGATTTGATTACTCGCGAGAGTAGTAGTAAAACTGACTTTATCACAGCATGGCCAACTGACGATCCTGGTATTGGTCGTCAAGAATCCAGAGCGATTCAGCAAGCATTATTAAATGCAGGATATGATATCGGCGCCGTCGATGGCATTATCGGTGATAATACTCGTACTGCTATCCAGCAGTACCAGTCTAGCCGTGGCATTTTTCCAGCTGATGGACGTGCAGGGCAGAAATTCTATCGTGCCATCGTTGGTAATACGGCGCCTAATACTTCGCAATACGGCAATCAGTATAACCAGCCAACAAACAGTCGTCCTTTAAACCCCGCGTCTGCTGATCGTATGGGACAATTAATTCAACAGCAAAATACTACATCTAATAGCTACTCACAGCCTATAGCGATCAGCCCATCAAAATCAAGCACAACGCGATATCGCCGTGTAACGGGTGCTGATGGTACTATAAAACTGGTACGTATTGATGAAGGCTCTTGA